In Prunus dulcis chromosome 2, ALMONDv2, whole genome shotgun sequence, a single genomic region encodes these proteins:
- the LOC117619745 gene encoding probable LRR receptor-like serine/threonine-protein kinase At3g47570 isoform X1 encodes MGIYKFFPSLSVVFFSSLCMHAVILNSCLSFSLGTESDETDSLALLQIKDSITDDPSGVMASWNQTVQFCHWRGVTCGRRHQRITGLNLESLNLTGSISPHVGNLSFLRVLNLQNNSFSHEIPPEIGRLHRLQDLLLNNNSLGGEIPSNLSACSQLLQIDLGHNSLVGRIPEELGTLSNLRILVIRYNNLRGSVPYSFRNLSTLEVLSASSNYLNGSIPDIFSQLKKLTEIRFADNSLSGMIPSSIFNLSSLIRFSLQLNEIQGTFPSDLGIFSPSLQYFDIASNQFSGTIPVSISNASSLGHLGMQGNSLHGKVPSLANLHKLERFSLTSNNLGSGGLNDLSFICDLTKATNLKHLGINMNNFGGVLPECTANLSSSLARFYVSDNKLVGRLPNGIGNLVKLESLFLSMNQFSGEIPPALGKLQNLYQLDLAINSLSGEIPSSFGNLSRLTKLYLDDNNLQGNIPLSLADCHNLEILSVPRNNLSGIISSKIIGLSSSYIFLDLSRNRFTGPFPQEVGKLINLEYLDISENMFSGEIPSGLGSCIKVEELHMQGNFFQETIPLSLASLRGIQELNLSRNNLSGKIPEFLESFKLLQSLNLSDNNFEGMVPAKGVFTNATATSVRGNGNLCGGLLEFHLPKCKFKQPKKGGLSLTLKLIISIGCALLGGTFAFTFLYHCCVRRDIKDDSSSGSEKFIRLSYQSLLKATDGFSSSNLIGAGSFGSVYQGSLDQGETTIAVKVLNLVHPGASKSFKAECEALKNIRHRNLVKVLSACSGVDYHGHDFKALIYEYMVNGSLDEWLHPVPTVGETNESPRSLTFSQRLNIAIDVAMALDYLHHQCETPIVHCDLKPSNVLLNDDMIGHVGDFGLARFLLKLPDSCSGNQSSSLGVKGTIGYTPPEYGMGNEVWTQGDVYSYGILLLELFTGKRPTEKIFQGSVNLHNFVKTALPYEVEQIVDPVLVQERGEGIISTSNSLNGDTRAFINIQESLIAILEVGLACSAELPRERLDICDALAEMCRIRNKL; translated from the exons ATGGGGATTTATAAGTTCTTTCCCTCACTCTCAGTTGTGTTTTTCTCATCTTTGTGCATGCATGCTGTTATTCTTAACTcatgtctttctttttccttgggTACTGAAAGTGATGAGACGGATAGTCTGGCCTTGCTTCAAATCAAGGATAGTATAACTGATGACCCTTCTGGAGTCATGGCTTCATGGAACCAAACCGTCCAGTTTTGCCATTGGCGGGGTGTCACGTGTGGTCGTCGTCACCAGAGGATCACGGGGCTGAACCTGGAGTCCTTGAACCTTACAGGATCCATATCACCACATGTCGGGAATCTGAGTTTTCTGAGAGTCCTTAATCTCCAAAACAACAGCTTCAGCCATGAAATCCCACCAGAAATCGGGCGTCTGCACAGATTGCAAGATTTACTATTGAACAATAATTCACTTGGTGGTGAAATTCCCTCCAACTTGTCAGCTTGCTCACAACTACTCCAAATTGATCTCGGTCACAATTCGCTGGTAGGAAGAATTCCTGAAGAGCTTGGCACCTTGTCAAATCTAAGAATACTTGTAATTCGCTACAACAACCTCAGAGGAAGTGTCCCATACTCTTTCAGAAACTTATCAACCCTTGAGGTGCTTTCTGCATCTTCTAATTATTTGAATGGGAGCATTCCAGATATTTTCAGCCAGCTGAAAAAATTAACAGAGATTCGATTCGCGGACAATTCTCTGTCTGGTATGATTCCATCCTCCATCTTCAATCTGTCTTCTCTCATAAGATTTTCTCTGcaactaaatgaaatccaaggTACTTTTCCCTCAGACTTAGGTATTTTTTCTCCAAGTCTCCAGTATTTTGATATTGCTTCTAACCAATTTAGTGGAACTATTCCAGTATCAATATCGAATGCCTCAAGTCTAGGTCATCTAGGAATGCAAGGAAACAGCCTACATGGTAAAGTCCCATCTTTGGCAAATTTGCATAAGCTTGAGAGATTTTCTCTAACCTCTAACAATCTAGGAAGTGGGGGACTTAATGACTTGAGCTTTATCTGTGATTTGACTAAAGCCACCAATTTAAAACACCTAGGCATTAATATGAACAATTTTGGGGGTGTCTTACCTGAATGCACAGCAAACTTGTCTTCTTCTCTTGCACGGTTCTACGTAAGTGACAATAAATTAGTTGGAAGACTCCCAAATGGGATTGGAAATTTAGTTAAATTGGAGAGCCTATTTCTGTCTATGAACCAATTTTCTGGTGAAATCCCTCCTGCTCTAGGCAAGCTTCAAAACTTATACCAATTAGATTTAGCTATAAACTCTCTTTCTGGTGAAATTCCATCCTCTTTCGGAAACTTAAGTCGATTAACTAAATTATATTTGGATGACAATAACCTTCAAGGAAATATACCTTTAAGTTTAGCAGACTGTCACAATTTGGAAATCTTGTCTGTTCCAAGAAACAATCTCAGCGGTATCATTTCCTCAAAAATCATCGGTCTATcatcttcatatatttttttggatttatcTCGAAATCGTTTCACCGGTCCCTTTCCTCAGGAAGTAGGAAAACTTATAAATCTTGAGTATTTAGATATTTCCGAAAACATGTTTTCTGGTGAAATTCCATCAGGTCTTGGTAGCTGCATAAAAGTAGAAGAACTACACATGCAAGGAAACTTCTTCCAAGAAACAATTCCATTGTCTTTGGCTTCTCTAAGAGGTATTCAAGAATTAAACCTTTCTCGTAACAACTTGTCTGGAAAGATTCCAGAGTTCTTGGAGAGCTTTAAACTTCTCCAATCTTTGAATCTGTCGGATAATAATTTTGAGGGCATGGTGCCAGCCAAAGGAGTTTTTACAAATGCAACTGCCACATCAGTTAGAGGAAATGGTAATCTTTGCGGGGGCCTACTTGAGTTTCATTTGCCAAAATGCAAATTCAAACAACCGAAAAAGGGAGGATTAAGCCTAACCTTGAAATTAATAATCTCTATTGGTTGTGCTCTTCTTGGAGGAACTTTTGCATTTACTTTTTTGTACCATTGTTGTGTAAGGAGGGACATAAAGGATGATAGCTCTAGTGGTTCAGAAAAATTTATACGGTTATCTTACCAAAGTCTTCTAAAGGCTACCGACGGATTCTCCTCTTCCAATTTGATTGGTGCGGGCAGTTTTGGATCCGTGTACCAAGGATCACTTGACCAAGGTGAAACAACAATTGCTGTCAAGGTACTCAACCTTGTTCATCCTGGAGCTTCAAAAAGTTTCAAAGCTGAGTGTGAGGCCTTGAAAAACATTAGACACCGTAATCTTGTGAAGGTACTCTCTGCCTGTTCTGGTGTTGATTATCATGGTCATGACTTCAAGGCCTTAATTTATGAGTACATGGTTAATGGGAGCTTAGACGAGTGGTTGCATCCAGTTCCCACAGTTGGTGAGACAAATGAAAGCCCGAGGAGTCTAACTTTTTCCCAGAGGTTGAACATTGCTATCGATGTCGCCATGGCATTGGATTATCTACATCATCAATGTGAAACGCCAATAGTTCACTGTGACCTCAAGCCAAGCAATGTTCTTCTCAATGATGATATGATTGGACATGTTGGCGACTTTGGGTTGGCAAGATTCCTCCTGAAACTTCCTGATAGCTGTTCTGGTAATCAGTCAAGTTCCCTTGGAGTAAAAGGAACAATTGGTTACACTCCTCCAG AGTACGGTATGGGAAATGAAGTCTGGACACAAGGTGATGTGTATAGTTATGGCATTCTACTATTGGAATTGTTTACGGGAAAAAGGCCAACAGAAAAGATATTTCAAGGAAGTGTAAACCTTCATAATTTTGTCAAGACTGCTTTGCCTTATGAGGTTGAACAGATTGTGGATCCTGTTCTGGTTCAAGAAAGAGGGGAAGGGATCATTAGCACATCCAATAGTCTTAATGGAGATACAAGGGCTTTCATCAATATTCAAGAAAGCTTGATTGCCATTTTAGAAGTTGGTCTTGCTTGTTCTGCAGAGTTGCCAAGAGAACGATTGGACATTTGTGATGCTCTGGCAGAGATGTGTCGGATACGAAACAAACTTTGA
- the LOC117619745 gene encoding probable LRR receptor-like serine/threonine-protein kinase At3g47570 isoform X2 has product MGIYKFFPSLSVVFFSSLCMHAVILNSCLSFSLGTESDETDSLALLQIKDSITDDPSGVMASWNQTVQFCHWRGVTCGRRHQRITGLNLESLNLTGSISPHVGNLSFLRVLNLQNNSFSHEIPPEIGRLHRLQDLLLNNNSLGGEIPSNLSACSQLLQIDLGHNSLVGRIPEELGTLSNLRILVIRYNNLRGSVPYSFRNLSTLEVLSASSNYLNGSIPDIFSQLKKLTEIRFADNSLSGMIPSSIFNLSSLIRFSLQLNEIQGTFPSDLGIFSPSLQYFDIASNQFSGTIPVSISNASSLGHLGMQGNSLHGKVPSLANLHKLERFSLTSNNLGSGGLNDLSFICDLTKATNLKHLGINMNNFGGVLPECTANLSSSLARFYVSDNKLVGRLPNGIGNLVKLESLFLSMNQFSGEIPPALGKLQNLYQLDLAINSLSGEIPSSFGNLSRLTKLYLDDNNLQGNIPLSLADCHNLEILSVPRNNLSGIISSKIIGLSSSYIFLDLSRNRFTGPFPQEVGKLINLEYLDISENMFSGEIPSGLGSCIKVEELHMQGNFFQETIPLSLASLRGIQELNLSRNNLSGKIPEFLESFKLLQSLNLSDNNFEGMVPAKGVFTNATATSVRGNGNLCGGLLEFHLPKCKFKQPKKGGLSLTLKLIISIGCALLGGTFAFTFLYHCCVRRDIKDDSSSGSEKFIRLSYQSLLKATDGFSSSNLIGAGSFGSVYQGSLDQGETTIAVKVLNLVHPGASKSFKAECEALKNIRHRNLVKVLSACSGVDYHGHDFKALIYEYMVNGSLDEWLHPVPTVGETNESPRSLTFSQRLNIAIDVAMALDYLHHQCETPIVHCDLKPSNVLLNDDMIGHVGDFGLARFLLKLPDSCSGNQSSSLGVKGTIGYTPPEYGMGNEVWTQG; this is encoded by the exons ATGGGGATTTATAAGTTCTTTCCCTCACTCTCAGTTGTGTTTTTCTCATCTTTGTGCATGCATGCTGTTATTCTTAACTcatgtctttctttttccttgggTACTGAAAGTGATGAGACGGATAGTCTGGCCTTGCTTCAAATCAAGGATAGTATAACTGATGACCCTTCTGGAGTCATGGCTTCATGGAACCAAACCGTCCAGTTTTGCCATTGGCGGGGTGTCACGTGTGGTCGTCGTCACCAGAGGATCACGGGGCTGAACCTGGAGTCCTTGAACCTTACAGGATCCATATCACCACATGTCGGGAATCTGAGTTTTCTGAGAGTCCTTAATCTCCAAAACAACAGCTTCAGCCATGAAATCCCACCAGAAATCGGGCGTCTGCACAGATTGCAAGATTTACTATTGAACAATAATTCACTTGGTGGTGAAATTCCCTCCAACTTGTCAGCTTGCTCACAACTACTCCAAATTGATCTCGGTCACAATTCGCTGGTAGGAAGAATTCCTGAAGAGCTTGGCACCTTGTCAAATCTAAGAATACTTGTAATTCGCTACAACAACCTCAGAGGAAGTGTCCCATACTCTTTCAGAAACTTATCAACCCTTGAGGTGCTTTCTGCATCTTCTAATTATTTGAATGGGAGCATTCCAGATATTTTCAGCCAGCTGAAAAAATTAACAGAGATTCGATTCGCGGACAATTCTCTGTCTGGTATGATTCCATCCTCCATCTTCAATCTGTCTTCTCTCATAAGATTTTCTCTGcaactaaatgaaatccaaggTACTTTTCCCTCAGACTTAGGTATTTTTTCTCCAAGTCTCCAGTATTTTGATATTGCTTCTAACCAATTTAGTGGAACTATTCCAGTATCAATATCGAATGCCTCAAGTCTAGGTCATCTAGGAATGCAAGGAAACAGCCTACATGGTAAAGTCCCATCTTTGGCAAATTTGCATAAGCTTGAGAGATTTTCTCTAACCTCTAACAATCTAGGAAGTGGGGGACTTAATGACTTGAGCTTTATCTGTGATTTGACTAAAGCCACCAATTTAAAACACCTAGGCATTAATATGAACAATTTTGGGGGTGTCTTACCTGAATGCACAGCAAACTTGTCTTCTTCTCTTGCACGGTTCTACGTAAGTGACAATAAATTAGTTGGAAGACTCCCAAATGGGATTGGAAATTTAGTTAAATTGGAGAGCCTATTTCTGTCTATGAACCAATTTTCTGGTGAAATCCCTCCTGCTCTAGGCAAGCTTCAAAACTTATACCAATTAGATTTAGCTATAAACTCTCTTTCTGGTGAAATTCCATCCTCTTTCGGAAACTTAAGTCGATTAACTAAATTATATTTGGATGACAATAACCTTCAAGGAAATATACCTTTAAGTTTAGCAGACTGTCACAATTTGGAAATCTTGTCTGTTCCAAGAAACAATCTCAGCGGTATCATTTCCTCAAAAATCATCGGTCTATcatcttcatatatttttttggatttatcTCGAAATCGTTTCACCGGTCCCTTTCCTCAGGAAGTAGGAAAACTTATAAATCTTGAGTATTTAGATATTTCCGAAAACATGTTTTCTGGTGAAATTCCATCAGGTCTTGGTAGCTGCATAAAAGTAGAAGAACTACACATGCAAGGAAACTTCTTCCAAGAAACAATTCCATTGTCTTTGGCTTCTCTAAGAGGTATTCAAGAATTAAACCTTTCTCGTAACAACTTGTCTGGAAAGATTCCAGAGTTCTTGGAGAGCTTTAAACTTCTCCAATCTTTGAATCTGTCGGATAATAATTTTGAGGGCATGGTGCCAGCCAAAGGAGTTTTTACAAATGCAACTGCCACATCAGTTAGAGGAAATGGTAATCTTTGCGGGGGCCTACTTGAGTTTCATTTGCCAAAATGCAAATTCAAACAACCGAAAAAGGGAGGATTAAGCCTAACCTTGAAATTAATAATCTCTATTGGTTGTGCTCTTCTTGGAGGAACTTTTGCATTTACTTTTTTGTACCATTGTTGTGTAAGGAGGGACATAAAGGATGATAGCTCTAGTGGTTCAGAAAAATTTATACGGTTATCTTACCAAAGTCTTCTAAAGGCTACCGACGGATTCTCCTCTTCCAATTTGATTGGTGCGGGCAGTTTTGGATCCGTGTACCAAGGATCACTTGACCAAGGTGAAACAACAATTGCTGTCAAGGTACTCAACCTTGTTCATCCTGGAGCTTCAAAAAGTTTCAAAGCTGAGTGTGAGGCCTTGAAAAACATTAGACACCGTAATCTTGTGAAGGTACTCTCTGCCTGTTCTGGTGTTGATTATCATGGTCATGACTTCAAGGCCTTAATTTATGAGTACATGGTTAATGGGAGCTTAGACGAGTGGTTGCATCCAGTTCCCACAGTTGGTGAGACAAATGAAAGCCCGAGGAGTCTAACTTTTTCCCAGAGGTTGAACATTGCTATCGATGTCGCCATGGCATTGGATTATCTACATCATCAATGTGAAACGCCAATAGTTCACTGTGACCTCAAGCCAAGCAATGTTCTTCTCAATGATGATATGATTGGACATGTTGGCGACTTTGGGTTGGCAAGATTCCTCCTGAAACTTCCTGATAGCTGTTCTGGTAATCAGTCAAGTTCCCTTGGAGTAAAAGGAACAATTGGTTACACTCCTCCAG AGTACGGTATGGGAAATGAAGTCTGGACACAAG GTTGA
- the LOC117618172 gene encoding uncharacterized protein LOC117618172: MCVEDVEKLVNDRLRYMKTGGNFEDSLRKEMDQVNSTPFTLDIEQAAHPKRFITPSFKHFKGDFDPESHLKHFKSIMIFYKANEALMWKVFAMTLQGAAQDWFHTLPSGSISSFKELAYVFIKEYTSYRTIKKNPDHLFNLQKKDDESLRDYIKRFKAETANIIGCDDRIASSAFKRGLPIECEMYRELTISPCQTLVEVFATAEPYALWDDDRTAAKKATKQDDQPVEPASQRNDMIKDKDGGKRELHPQGGAPTTESYTKFTIPI; this comes from the coding sequence ATGTGTGTAGAAGACGTCGAGAAGCTCGTGAATGACCGACTTCGATACATGAAGACTGGAGGAAACTTCGAGGATTCACTACGTAAGGAGATGGACCAGGTGAACTCTACGCCTTTCACCCTCGATATCGAGCAGGCTGCTCACCCGAAGCGATTCATAACGCCTTCATTCAAGCATTTCAAAGGGGATTTCGATCCCGAGAGCCATCTAAAGCACTTCAAAAGTATCATGATCTTCTACAAGGCTAACGAAGCGCTGATGTGGaaggtgtttgcaatgacCTTGCAAGGAGCAGCCCAAGACTGGTTCCACACCTTGCCATCTGGGTCAATCAGTAGTTTCAAGGAGTTAGCTTACGTCTTCATCAAAGAATACACTTCTTACCGgacgatcaagaagaaccctgaCCACCTGTTTAACCTGCAAAAGAAGGATGATGAATCCCTCcgagattacatcaagaggttcaaagcaGAAACGGCAAACATCATTGGATGTGACGATCGAATTGCGTCATCGGCCTTCAAGAGGGGCTTGCCAATTGAGTGTGAGATGTATCGCGAGTTGACCATCTCTCCTTGCCAAACACTAGTAGAAGTCTTCGCGACAGCAGAGCCCTATGCACTTTGGGACGATGACCGGACCGCAGCAAAGAAAGCTACCAAGCAAGACGATCAACCGGTTGAGCCGGCAAGCCAAAGAAACGACATGATAAAAGACAAGGATGGAGGCAAGCGCGAATTACACCCTCAAGGAGGTGCTCCAACAACTGAGAGCTACACCAAGTTCACTATTCCGATATAG